The stretch of DNA GCCCTTGGGGTTCCCAGCCCTGCTGTCCAGTTGCACAGCCCATGTGGGACTGACGAGGCCCAGGGCCCCTCTGAGCGCGTCTGTGAGTGAGGGCCAGCAAGGTGCCAAGGCTGTGTGTttccctctccaccctcccaattgccccacccccaccccctgtttGGTGAGGGTCGCGTCCCCACCTGCCCACAGGGAAACTGGGCCCCAGACAAGGGAGCTGAATCCCGAGCCTCTccacagcccccctccccttggAGGCTGCTTCccgtgggaggggtgggggcacctGGGGCTCTGACCTCTCCTGCAGTGGCAGGTCAAGAGCAAGCACCCTGGAGCTACCTGACGCTGGGTGGGCTGGGGAACTTCAGGTGTGCACCTGGGCCTCGGTGGTCCCCTCGCAGCAGGAAGTGTCTGGGAGAAGCAGAGATAAAGCCCCTTTGAAGAAGGGGCCTCCATTCTAGATCCTGCAGCACCTTCACAGGTGCATCTTTGAGGGCATCCGTGAGCACACTAAGGATAGCCAGGCATAAACACGGCGGTGTGGGCTGGAACCAAGAGAAACAGGCCTGAAAGACCCCACGTGATGGAAGCGCCAGATCCGGGCAGTGACCCGGCCGTGTCCACTACGTTTAAGGAAACAAAAGACGAGCTTGGAAGTATCTCCGGGAATAGGAAGCTATTAGAAAGCGGCACAGTGGGTTTGTAAAATAATCAGATAGAATGTCTAGAAATGGAAAACATCAATCACTAAAACGAAAACCTCAGTGTCTGTGTTTGACAGCTGAACGGAGGCAgcaggagagaatgagagaattGGGGAGACACATGCAGACTGAGCATGGTGACCCCAAGGTCATAGGTCATACAGAGGGAGGGCAACAGGTGTTTGGGACACGGTCAGGGGTTCTGATGGCAGTCCCAGGAGAGGAtagagacatatttttaaaaatagttgcgGGTTTTCAAAAACTGATGAAAACACAGATTACCAAGCAGGACAAATCCACAATCAGACACACCTCCGGGAAATGGCAGAAAACCAAAGTCAGAGGGAGAAAATCTTAAGCAGctggagagaaaaagacaggTTGGCACCACGAAGAGCTCTGGGAGGGACTGAGGGCAAGCCCCACCCCAACAGGAAGCCAGCGGACATctctgtgtgtgggggtggggtgggggaaggggaagagccCCCTGCTGACATTCTCCCTGGTGAGAGTAGCCTtcaggcaaaataaagacatcttCAGAGGGGGGAAAACCCAGGAGCGTTTGTCAGCAGCGAAGCTGAACGAGAGGCCATCCTGAGGAATCTTAGGAAGGAAGACAGCCTGAGGACgcgaggaggagagaaagggggtCTGGGGGAGCGTCAGGAACGGAGGGCAGTGGTGACGATGAGCAGGGGAGACTGGGTGTCTGGGAGTTGGGGGAGGAGTGTGGCGGTCAGAAGCCCGCCCCGCCGGCCACAGAGAGGGCGGGACGCCGGAGACCCCCAGGGCCACACTTCCCGAGATCGAACGGCGGTAGGGAGAAGGAACCACCAAAACCCGATTTCTTTCCACTGATGACTTTAATTACTGAGTGCAAAATACAGTACTGAGACAGGGCATGCATCACAGACAACAGGAAAGCAAGCCACGGAAACCGGGGGTCGGGGGGCCTCATTGCATCTGAGGTAGAGCGAGGTGGTGCCAGGGAGCGGGACACTGGGGGACGAGCACCGGCCCCACTCGGGACTACAGACCACGGGAGAGCTGGGGGGGACGGGGGCGGGCCACACGCAAGAATAGCTGGAAACGTCTCTCATCCCTTCACCCATTTCGGTTCCCCTCTTCGTGGGCAGAGCTTTGGGGTTCCCTTGTCACTGGCTTGCTGGGGTGTCTCGGCCGGACACCGTCCTTCCCTCCAAGGGGCAGGCCCATCTCGCCCTCGCCGGAAAGTCAAGGAGCTTTGCGCTGGCAACGCCAAGGCCGCCGTCCAGAGAGCTGGAGGCCCAGTGCGTGAAGAAAGACGCTTCTGCACTGTAGAAAGAGGTGCACGTTACAAAAGCAGGGAAAGCTCATCGCAGCCGGGGAAGGATAGCGGTAGGTCAAAGAACGTTCTACCACGGTGCCACGGGGGCGGACGAGACACGTGGGCTGGGGGTCCCCCTCTCAGGCTCGACTGGGCTAGGTGGAGAGGGGTCCTTGTTTGCAGGGCCGGGGAGCTGGGTGTTGGGGAGGCGAGGCTGCACCCCTGGGGACCCGGGACGTGTGTGCGCGGGGGTGGCCGTGGCTGAGGCCTGCACGCGGGCGCTTAGTTGAGCAGGGTCCCATAGAGCTGGGCTTTAGTGAGACTGTCCTTGCGGCTGAGCCCCGAGCCGCCAGCCCGAGGGAAGGCCGGCTGGGGGCTGAGGCGGGCGGAGGGGTGCATCTCCGGGGAAGCCTCCATGGAGCTGGGCTCCAGGGAATCCCTGGAGCTACGGGGGCTGTGCTCGGGCTCGGGGCTGCCACTCGCCCCGCACAGCTGCACCCCGAGCCTCTCCCGATCCCCCTCGCTGGCCGCATAGCTGGGCAGGGGGTCGGCCGCGCGCCCAGGGCTGAGGCTCAGCTCGCCGGCCACCCGGAGGAAGCGGGGCTCggccaggtggccctgggcgAGGTCATCGCCCTCCGAGAAGCTGTCAGCCTTGTAGCTGGCATAGAGGGGGCTGGCGCGGCCCTCGGCCTTATCCCCGGagcctcccgccccgcccccgaaATAACGATCATTGAAGTTGCAGGGTGAGGCCCGGCCAGCGGCGCCAGCGGCGCCAGCGGCAGCGGCCGCTGCAGCAGCGgctgcagcggcggcggcggcggcctgaAAGGGGTAGGCGCCGATGTCCTCCACGCTCAGGGGCCGCCACTGGCCGCGCGCATCCTCCCCGACCAGCCGGGCTGACCCCGGCTTGGCCCGCAGGTTCCACAGATTAGGGGGCATCAGGGCCTGCTGGGGCCCTGGGGAGACCGAGGGCGCCGGGAAGCGGTAGGGCTCGGCCGGGTACGGGGACACAGTCCGAGGGTACCCCGGGGCTACCGCGGCCTCGAGCGGGGCGGCcaccgcggcggcggcggcggcggcggcagccgcATAGCGCGGGCTGCTCTCGTAGGCCGCGGGCGGCTTGCGGCCGAACAGCTCATCGCGGCTATTCAGGTAGATGGCCTGCTGGGAGGCCGTGAGCGTGCTGGCCTGGGCGTGCTCCTTCTCCTCCGAGGTGGCGCTGAAGCTCGAGTAGGAGCTGGACGTGGGCAGTGAGGCCGCGTAGCCCGGGAAGGCCTCGTGCCGGTAGCTCGCAGGGTAGGCAGCCGCctcggcctcctcctcctcatcggCCGTGCTGTCGGTGGAATTCTGGGCCTGCAGGAAGCCCACGTCGGCCACGGGCCCATCCACGCTGGGCCGCCGGTCATGCCGCCGCTCCTCCGGGCAGTAGAGCGCCGTGTCGCTGCAGTAGAGGTCCCCCTTGTAGGGGGGCCGGGAGCCCGGCTTCTCCAGCCCGTCGCGGAAGCCCAGGTCGCTGGCCGAGGCATCCGACAGACGGGAGGACAGGCTGGCCTGGTCGGGCTTCTCCAACACCTTGGCCATGACGCAGGCCGGGACGCTGTCGGCGTAGGCCGGGCGGCAGAGCGGGGAGGGCAGGCTGCAGCTGGGCTTGTCCATGCTCAGGCTCATGCGCTCCTGGAACTCAGAGGGCAGCTGCGGGGGGGTCAGGGCGCAAGGAGGCGGGGGACAGGGGTCACGGTCAGCCCGGGACTGGCAGCAGAGACGGACcgccagacagacagacagacggacggacggacggggACCTGCCCAGGGCCTCTCACACCCCACCAGCTGCAGCCCACGCCCAGGATGCTCCCGGAAGGGGCCAGGCCACCGCCACCCACCCCAGGCCGCTCGGAAAGGGCCCCACAGAGCATGGAGGCTGGAGCCAGGCTCTGACTCGGGCCCCTCCTGGGCCACCCCCAAGGGTGCTCTTCCAGCCCTAGGGTCTCTGGGGGGGGGCGCTTTCGGCTTGGGTGCTCCCAAACCAGACAGACCCCGAAACAGATGCAACCGAGATCGAGGCCAGGCGCCTGGCGGTTTCCGCACAAGCACCTCCCTGGCACCTCGTGGGGGCCGTCCTGCTGCTGCTGGATCTATTTTGTGAGTGTCTCAGGTGCGACCCAGGATCAGGGAGAGGGGACGTGGACAAGGCCCCGGTGAGGGAGTCCGTGGAGGGGAGGGGCCgcctggctggggtgggagccCTGGGTCCCAGTCCGGAGGGCCTGTGGCCCGGTGAGGCCAGTGTTCTTTTCTCTGGAATGGGCATTGTCAGTAACGGTGCCCGAACCAAAccacagggttgctgtgaggcTCACACAGGGGCACTCTGCCCCATCGGGGCTCACGGAGGAGGGCCTGGGAGCGGCCCCGGGGGAAACAGGGAAGTGGGGGCACTGGGCCGGCTGTCCAGGCTGGTGGGAAGGTGTGGGCGGGGCGGCGGGAGCAAGGAGAGCCGGAGGGGCTCGGGCCCCCCAGTGCCTTCCCTCTCAAGGGTGGGGCCTGCAAGGAAGGCCGCCGGGGGGTCCGGAGGCAGCGGTGGGCCTGGCCGGCGGGGCTCAGCGTACCTCGGACACCTTGTGGACTCTGCCGTAGGTCTGGctgcactgcagcagctgggccGCCAGA from Sus scrofa isolate TJ Tabasco breed Duroc chromosome 7, Sscrofa11.1, whole genome shotgun sequence encodes:
- the BEGAIN gene encoding brain-enriched guanylate kinase-associated protein isoform X4 — its product is MQKGNRAPRRAPSAPTPSVQASAADMEKLSALQEQKGELRKRLSYTTHKLEKLETEFDSTRHYLEVELRRAQEELEKVTEKLRRIQSNYMALQRINQELEDKLYRMGQHYEEEKRALSHEIVALNSHLLEAKVTIDKLSEDNELYRKDCDLAAQLLQCSQTYGRVHKVSELPSEFQERMSLSMDKPSCSLPSPLCRPAYADSVPACVMAKVLEKPDQASLSSRLSDASASDLGFRDGLEKPGSRPPYKGDLYCSDTALYCPEERRHDRRPSVDGPVADVGFLQAQNSTDSTADEEEEAEAAAYPASYRHEAFPGYAASLPTSSSYSSFSATSEEKEHAQASTLTASQQAIYLNSRDELFGRKPPAAYESSPRYAAAAAAAAAAVAAPLEAAVAPGYPRTVSPYPAEPYRFPAPSVSPGPQQALMPPNLWNLRAKPGSARLVGEDARGQWRPLSVEDIGAYPFQAAAAAAAAAAAAAAAAGAAGAAGRASPCNFNDRYFGGGAGGSGDKAEGRASPLYASYKADSFSEGDDLAQGHLAEPRFLRVAGELSLSPGRAADPLPSYAASEGDRERLGVQLCGASGSPEPEHSPRSSRDSLEPSSMEASPEMHPSARLSPQPAFPRAGGSGLSRKDSLTKAQLYGTLLN
- the BEGAIN gene encoding brain-enriched guanylate kinase-associated protein isoform X1, yielding MQKGNRAPRRAPSAPTPSVQASAADMEKLRLRSPWVPSCLGQPRVLQGRLARSSPSLWDSALQEQKGELRKRLSYTTHKLEKLETEFDSTRHYLEVELRRAQEELEKVTEKLRRIQSNYMALQRINQELEDKLYRMGQHYEEEKRALSHEIVALNSHLLEAKVTIDKLSEDNELYRKDCDLAAQLLQCSQTYGRVHKVSELPSEFQERMSLSMDKPSCSLPSPLCRPAYADSVPACVMAKVLEKPDQASLSSRLSDASASDLGFRDGLEKPGSRPPYKGDLYCSDTALYCPEERRHDRRPSVDGPVADVGFLQAQNSTDSTADEEEEAEAAAYPASYRHEAFPGYAASLPTSSSYSSFSATSEEKEHAQASTLTASQQAIYLNSRDELFGRKPPAAYESSPRYAAAAAAAAAAVAAPLEAAVAPGYPRTVSPYPAEPYRFPAPSVSPGPQQALMPPNLWNLRAKPGSARLVGEDARGQWRPLSVEDIGAYPFQAAAAAAAAAAAAAAAAGAAGAAGRASPCNFNDRYFGGGAGGSGDKAEGRASPLYASYKADSFSEGDDLAQGHLAEPRFLRVAGELSLSPGRAADPLPSYAASEGDRERLGVQLCGASGSPEPEHSPRSSRDSLEPSSMEASPEMHPSARLSPQPAFPRAGGSGLSRKDSLTKAQLYGTLLN
- the BEGAIN gene encoding brain-enriched guanylate kinase-associated protein isoform X2, giving the protein MWTGGRRPGRLRRAASAADMEKLRLRSPWVPSCLGQPRVLQGRLARSSPSLWDSALQEQKGELRKRLSYTTHKLEKLETEFDSTRHYLEVELRRAQEELEKVTEKLRRIQSNYMALQRINQELEDKLYRMGQHYEEEKRALSHEIVALNSHLLEAKVTIDKLSEDNELYRKDCDLAAQLLQCSQTYGRVHKVSELPSEFQERMSLSMDKPSCSLPSPLCRPAYADSVPACVMAKVLEKPDQASLSSRLSDASASDLGFRDGLEKPGSRPPYKGDLYCSDTALYCPEERRHDRRPSVDGPVADVGFLQAQNSTDSTADEEEEAEAAAYPASYRHEAFPGYAASLPTSSSYSSFSATSEEKEHAQASTLTASQQAIYLNSRDELFGRKPPAAYESSPRYAAAAAAAAAAVAAPLEAAVAPGYPRTVSPYPAEPYRFPAPSVSPGPQQALMPPNLWNLRAKPGSARLVGEDARGQWRPLSVEDIGAYPFQAAAAAAAAAAAAAAAAGAAGAAGRASPCNFNDRYFGGGAGGSGDKAEGRASPLYASYKADSFSEGDDLAQGHLAEPRFLRVAGELSLSPGRAADPLPSYAASEGDRERLGVQLCGASGSPEPEHSPRSSRDSLEPSSMEASPEMHPSARLSPQPAFPRAGGSGLSRKDSLTKAQLYGTLLN
- the BEGAIN gene encoding brain-enriched guanylate kinase-associated protein isoform X5, which translates into the protein MWTGGRRPGRLRRAASAADMEKLSALQEQKGELRKRLSYTTHKLEKLETEFDSTRHYLEVELRRAQEELEKVTEKLRRIQSNYMALQRINQELEDKLYRMGQHYEEEKRALSHEIVALNSHLLEAKVTIDKLSEDNELYRKDCDLAAQLLQCSQTYGRVHKVSELPSEFQERMSLSMDKPSCSLPSPLCRPAYADSVPACVMAKVLEKPDQASLSSRLSDASASDLGFRDGLEKPGSRPPYKGDLYCSDTALYCPEERRHDRRPSVDGPVADVGFLQAQNSTDSTADEEEEAEAAAYPASYRHEAFPGYAASLPTSSSYSSFSATSEEKEHAQASTLTASQQAIYLNSRDELFGRKPPAAYESSPRYAAAAAAAAAAVAAPLEAAVAPGYPRTVSPYPAEPYRFPAPSVSPGPQQALMPPNLWNLRAKPGSARLVGEDARGQWRPLSVEDIGAYPFQAAAAAAAAAAAAAAAAGAAGAAGRASPCNFNDRYFGGGAGGSGDKAEGRASPLYASYKADSFSEGDDLAQGHLAEPRFLRVAGELSLSPGRAADPLPSYAASEGDRERLGVQLCGASGSPEPEHSPRSSRDSLEPSSMEASPEMHPSARLSPQPAFPRAGGSGLSRKDSLTKAQLYGTLLN
- the BEGAIN gene encoding brain-enriched guanylate kinase-associated protein isoform X6; translation: MEKLSALQEQKGELRKRLSYTTHKLEKLETEFDSTRHYLEVELRRAQEELEKVTEKLRRIQSNYMALQRINQELEDKLYRMGQHYEEEKRALSHEIVALNSHLLEAKVTIDKLSEDNELYRKDCDLAAQLLQCSQTYGRVHKVSELPSEFQERMSLSMDKPSCSLPSPLCRPAYADSVPACVMAKVLEKPDQASLSSRLSDASASDLGFRDGLEKPGSRPPYKGDLYCSDTALYCPEERRHDRRPSVDGPVADVGFLQAQNSTDSTADEEEEAEAAAYPASYRHEAFPGYAASLPTSSSYSSFSATSEEKEHAQASTLTASQQAIYLNSRDELFGRKPPAAYESSPRYAAAAAAAAAAVAAPLEAAVAPGYPRTVSPYPAEPYRFPAPSVSPGPQQALMPPNLWNLRAKPGSARLVGEDARGQWRPLSVEDIGAYPFQAAAAAAAAAAAAAAAAGAAGAAGRASPCNFNDRYFGGGAGGSGDKAEGRASPLYASYKADSFSEGDDLAQGHLAEPRFLRVAGELSLSPGRAADPLPSYAASEGDRERLGVQLCGASGSPEPEHSPRSSRDSLEPSSMEASPEMHPSARLSPQPAFPRAGGSGLSRKDSLTKAQLYGTLLN
- the BEGAIN gene encoding brain-enriched guanylate kinase-associated protein isoform X3; this translates as MEKLRLRSPWVPSCLGQPRVLQGRLARSSPSLWDSALQEQKGELRKRLSYTTHKLEKLETEFDSTRHYLEVELRRAQEELEKVTEKLRRIQSNYMALQRINQELEDKLYRMGQHYEEEKRALSHEIVALNSHLLEAKVTIDKLSEDNELYRKDCDLAAQLLQCSQTYGRVHKVSELPSEFQERMSLSMDKPSCSLPSPLCRPAYADSVPACVMAKVLEKPDQASLSSRLSDASASDLGFRDGLEKPGSRPPYKGDLYCSDTALYCPEERRHDRRPSVDGPVADVGFLQAQNSTDSTADEEEEAEAAAYPASYRHEAFPGYAASLPTSSSYSSFSATSEEKEHAQASTLTASQQAIYLNSRDELFGRKPPAAYESSPRYAAAAAAAAAAVAAPLEAAVAPGYPRTVSPYPAEPYRFPAPSVSPGPQQALMPPNLWNLRAKPGSARLVGEDARGQWRPLSVEDIGAYPFQAAAAAAAAAAAAAAAAGAAGAAGRASPCNFNDRYFGGGAGGSGDKAEGRASPLYASYKADSFSEGDDLAQGHLAEPRFLRVAGELSLSPGRAADPLPSYAASEGDRERLGVQLCGASGSPEPEHSPRSSRDSLEPSSMEASPEMHPSARLSPQPAFPRAGGSGLSRKDSLTKAQLYGTLLN